The Syngnathus typhle isolate RoL2023-S1 ecotype Sweden linkage group LG3, RoL_Styp_1.0, whole genome shotgun sequence genome window below encodes:
- the LOC133150845 gene encoding meteorin-like protein, with translation MIRPWAALQWVTMALVYRALCTAAQYSSDLCNWRGSGLTHESHRRDVEQVYLRCSQGSLEWLYPTGAIIVNLRPNTEPTSANMAGLHACVKPQRHSQGSHLYLERTGDLRLLMAESEQPQGKIRCFSLANGALFVEAVHQADISRRITAFQYELVSSKGPGAHLYPHLQPGFVTCEPCSDEEILLAVCTSDFAGSGTFEAVLSIGDEHSQAELTLSRLFRQKNRMFVSGGAKVRRWTGRVSIPTKCGLPHRRDEYLFTGSVHFGEAWLGCAPRYKDFLRLYGRARSTGTNPCQVDVD, from the exons ATGATCCGGCCGTGGGCTGCACTCCAGTGGGTCACAATGGCGCTTGTGTACCGGGCCTTGTGTACTGCGGCTCAGTACTCCAGCGATCTGTGCAACTGGCGAGGAAG tgGTCTGACCCACGAGTCGCATCGCAGAGACGTGGAGCAGGTCTACTTACGCTGCTCCCAAGGTTCGTTGGAGTGGCTCTACCCGACTGGCGCCATCATCGTCAACCTCCGTCCAAACACAGAACCGACATCGGCAAACATGGCAGGTCTACATGCGTGCGTCAAACCCCAGCGTCACTCACAG GGTTCTCACCTGTATTTGGAGCGAACCGGTGATCTGAGGCTGCTGATGGCCGAGAGTGAACAGCCGCAGGGAAAAATACGTTGTTTCAGCCTGGCCAACGGAGCTCTCTTTGTGGAGGCCGTCCACCAGGCAGACATCAGTCGCAGGATAACTGCTTTCCAATACGAGCTGGTGTCCAGCAAAGGGCCCGGAGCACACCTGTACCCACACCTTCAACCTGGTTTTG TCACTTGTGAACCGTGTTCGGATGAAGAAATCCTCTTGGCTGTCTGCACCAGTGACTTTg CGGGCAGTGGCACCTTTGAAGCAGTGCTATCGATCGGCGACGAGCACTCCCAGGCCGAGCTGACTCTGAGCCGACTCTTCCGCCAGAAGAACAGAATGTTTGTCAGCGGTGGGGCCAAAGTGCGGCGCTGGACGGGGCGTGTCAGCATTCCCACAAAGTGTGGCCTTCCCCACAGAAGAGACGAGTACCTTTTTACCGGCTCGGTCCATTTTGGTGAAGCGTGGCTTGGCTGCGCGCCTCGCTATAAGGACTTCCTGAGGCTTTACGGCAGAGCGCGGAGCACAGGAACCAACCCTTGTCAAGTTGACGTTGACTGA